Part of the Litorilinea aerophila genome is shown below.
CTGGCTCAAGGAATCGGCCAGATCGGCCAGGGTTTCCTCCAGGGCCAGCCAACGCTCGTGGGGCACACCTACCCGGCAGGCGTAAAAATTCGCATAGTGAAGATAGGGTCCCAGCCGGATGGGAGAAGCGGGTGGCCGTGGGGCCGGTTCCAGGCGTGCCCGTTCCAGCGCGATGGGACGGCGGCCTTCCACGCTGGACGCCTCCGTCTGTTCGTCCGCCGGTTCGACCGCTTCGATGGTCAGGGCCAGTTCCAGCCAGGTGTAGGCGAAACGCTCGCCGCTGGCCTCTCGCCCCGGGGCCACCACCTCCCACCCGAAGAAGCCGGCGTCCGCCTCCAGGAGCACGTGGGTCTGCTGGCGGTAGCGGGCGGCGGTGAAAGGGATGATGGGATCCGGCAGGTACTCCAGGATGCCCCCCGCGCCCACCCGCAGGTCGGTGTGCTGACAGGCCGGCGGGCTGTGGGGCCGGGGGCGATAGAGTCGGGTGGCACCGGTGGTGGTCAGCTGGGCGTAGGCGCCCGGCTCCACCGTCACCTCCACGGTCAATTGGTCGCCGCCCAGCACCCCGCCCGAGACGTTGTGGAGATGCACCAGGGCGCCCTGCTCGCCAATGGGAAAGGCACGTATCACCCGCAGGGGGGGCTCCTGGCGTTGGACATGGAGGCGAGTTGGACTCTGGGGCTCTGGCCGGGAGAACCGCAGCGCCAGGGCGCCGCAGGTTCGGGGTGTGGTGGATGCCATGGTTGCAATCAGCTGATGAACAGGCGCACGGGCAGACGGGGGTGGCGCATGCCGGCCACCTCCAGCAGGGGGGCGAAACTGGTGAATCCGCCCTGCTGCCAGTGGGCCGTGCGGCTGGCCTGGGCCAGTGCGGCCATGCGCGGCTTGAGCCGCCAGAGGATGGCGGCCATCTGGTGTTGGCCCACAGGCAGCAGTCGCTGGGCTGCCGAGGCCAGGGCGGCCATGCTCTGCTGCAGGTAGGCCAGGACAGTGGCATCCTCACCCAGGGACAACGCCCCACCCACCAGGCCCACCGTGGCCGCATGTTGCAGGGGGATCGCCTGCTGTCGGGCCACGTCCAGGGCCTGGGCCAGGAGGGGGTGTCCGGTGAGTTCCTGGGCCAGGGAGAGGAAGCGCCTGGCCAGGGCTGTGCTGGCCTCCCGGCTTTCCCGAGCGGGCTGCAACGCGGCCCGGGTGGCGTTCAGCCGATACCAGCCATCTGCGAAAGTGGCCCCTGGCGGCCCTTCGGCCAGGCGGTAGCCACCCCGGCAGAAGACGGCGTCCACGGTGCCGGCCTCTTCCAGGTAGTCGCCCAGGGCCGTCTCCAGGTTCAGGGGTGTCACCAGGGTTGTGGCGGTGAGGGTCTCCAGGCCGAAGGAGTGGGCCTGCCCGCCGATGGGCAAGGCGCTGTCGGCCAGGTGCAGCAGTTGCAGCAGCCGGATGGCTCCGTCGGCGGCGTTCAGGGCGTCGTGCAGCATGGGCTCGGGTGGATCCTTGCTCGTGCTCTGCTCGAATGGAAGAATGGATAGAATCTGTACATCCCGCCAGTATAGAGCAATCAGCGAGGGGCTGCATCCGAGAAAATGGACAAGATTCGGGCCCGGTTATTGGGCACGTTGCACAAGGGGGGGAGGTCAGATACAAGAGGCTGTCCATTGAGAGGGGGAGTATGGAGGGAAGCCTGTGGCCGGTGGCAGGCCACTGTGCGAATCATCCGATTGTCGCAAGGGGCAGAATGGGTGAAGCGGTACCACCATCCCTGATGGGGCGACAGAAGCGTCGATGGTCTGACTACCCCTCCGGCACGACCCTGGGGCGCTGAGTGCGTTTCAACGTACTTGTGGTGTGTCAGCCGATGATTTCAATCATCGGTCCAAGGTTTCTCTTCGGTAAAAAAATCGTGCTAACCACGCCAATCAGCCGACCCGGCACAAATAAAGCACAACGGCGAGGTATTGCTAATTGCGATGTCCACGCGATATCCACGGGCTGCTTCCAGCTCCTCTAACTCGGCCGCAAGGGAAAACACCCGATAGCGATGCAAGTTTAAGAGAAACTCTACCCGTGGCACGCCCGCCAGTTCAGCCGCGCAGCCTGAGGAGAGGCGTCCCAGCACATGCCGCCCAACGTGAGCATGCAGCGGACGGGGCTTCGCCCCGCGCGGTCACGGGCGGCTTTGCTTGCCACGGCTTTGGTGAGCGACCGTATCGCGCCAGCGCCGCCCCGCCGCTGCATGCCGTGTTAGGCAGGTCTTTGGACCATCACCGGAAAGCGCCAAGTCCAGTCTCTTACGCTACTCGCTTGTGCTCCTCTGCTTGCCGCGAGCCTCTAGCCACTTCTTCAGAGACTCAGGCGTTTCCCCAGACCGCCTGCCGGCCAGAATGCCGCTCACGCTCAAATCTTCATCCAGGTCCGGCCAATGGATGATCGCCCCATCCCCAATGATCTCAAAATGTGCTCGCTCCTCCGGTGTGCCGTACCACAGACGGGGATACCAGGCCAGCGGCACACTGATCACTCGCCCATCCACCAATTCAACGGTGAGCATCTCCTCATCGATCTCAACATGCCGCGCTCGGGCTTCCTGGATTTCAACGACCGAAGAATTCATACCATCGCTCCAAGAACTCATCTTGATGCTCCTGCACCAGTTTGGCAATCTGGTTCAACTCCTTTGCCTTGAACCCACCGGCTTTCTGCAGAGCAACCGGATCCAACCAGAATTTCGCCACCATTTTCTCACGTTGAACATGGATATGTGGCGGCTCACCATAGTCTAGAGATACGAAGAAGAACCGGTACGGCCCTATATGTTTGATGGTGGGCATTGTGCAAACACCGACGGCATGAGATAAAGACTGCCTTGTCCCATTCTAACATAACACAGGGTGAAAGCGTCTACCTGCCTAAACGAAATGGACAAGATCCGGGCCCGGTTATTGGGCACGTTGCACAAGGGGGGAGGGCCTGGCATAAGTGGCGGTCAATTGAGACGGGAGCAGAGAGGGAAGCCTGTGGCCGGTGGCAGGCCACGCGGCCTGGGAGAGGCGTCCCAGCCCATGTGGCTCAATGGCGCGCGCTTCAGCGGCGCGAGTGGAGCGCGCGTCCGCTGCAAGCGCTTGTCAGGCAGGCAAATCTGCTGTAGGCATAAGCGTCCGAACGTGCAGAATCTCTTCGTCCCCTATGGGGCGTATATCCGTTGCACTCAAAGTGACAACAGCAACGGTTTTCCCTTCACCCGTAACAAACTCTACTTCAAAAGCCTCTCCTTCAGCATAGCTATATACTATCGTTCCCACATCGCCTTTGCGAAGTGAATATTTTTCTAAATCCCGAGCCAACACGACCGTATCTAGTTCTCGAAACATTTTCTGCTGCTCCTTGGCTTTTCCGACAGCGTATGTTTCTGAAAGAAGATAATCTGTGAGCTTCGTTCTTGGGATGTAAGCCTTCGCGCTATTTGGAAGTCGCATCAGCATAACGGTTAGCCCGCGCCTTTTCTATTTTCCAGTGGATGTAATCACTCCTTGCCGCATCTCAGTTAGTTTCTGCTCAAGTTCTTCTGGCCTACAAAAGAGGGGGATTCCGGGTTCAATCGGTAACGAAAACGAGAAACGGATTAGCCCATTATCTCTGGTCAAGAATATATCCGCTTTAGCAAACCAAGCAGCGAGGACGATTTCCAAATCCTCTGACGGTACCAATGTCTCGATTGCCAAATCATCAAACTTCGCCTGCCACTCATGTTGAGCAAATAGGACACCGTAGTGTATATATTCAATAGATTCCCGCTTCAAAAACTCGTCGAAGTCGTAGCGGACCTGCTCATATCCAGTACGCCATTTGGCGAGCATCTGAAGTTTCCTTGTGTACTCATCCGTGCTGGTTGATTGAGCCAGTACCGAGGGTGAGGACTCAAGCACCTGGCGATGCCAGAAAATGTTGAGGAAGTCATCTCCATCGAAAATTATATCGCGGAGATGCTTGAGAGATACGAGGCCATAAGAAGCCAGCTCCGTATCAAGAATGCTCGTTTTGAGTATTCCGTACATCTCCGCAACGCATTTGTGGGCTGTAATGAAATGGGCATTGGATGGCAACTTGTAATCTTGACGCCAATTTATGCCGTTTGTTCTCTTGACAAAGGCTTCCCTGAGTATAGGTGTGTCCAAAAAAATTGTAATGTTTGACATTGCTATGCTCGGATGCTCGTAACTATGACAAGCGGGCGAAGCCCGCCGCGCCGTTCAGCCGAGCGCGAAGCGGTCGGCTGAACTATTGATTATGTGGAAACTTTCCGTATAACTCCCTCAAAATCAGGTGGAGCCCGGAAATCGATCCGGATATACCGAAGAGTAGATGGTCTTATGCGGATCGGTATCCGCAGCACATAATCGGCTCCACTGCAAGTCAGGGGTATCTACGGAATGTTCACCGTAGGCCCCAACGCCCTAACCAGCTTGCCGTGAATATACAACTCCACTTTCTCGCCGTCAAGCAGGAGAAGCCGTCAAGCAGGAGAAAAGGTGAGTCGCTTTGCATGAAAC
Proteins encoded:
- a CDS encoding UPF0175 family protein; this translates as MLGRLSSGCAAELAGVPRVEFLLNLHRYRVFSLAAELEELEAARGYRVDIAISNTSPLCFICAGSADWRG
- a CDS encoding DUF4160 domain-containing protein, encoding MPTIKHIGPYRFFFVSLDYGEPPHIHVQREKMVAKFWLDPVALQKAGGFKAKELNQIAKLVQEHQDEFLERWYEFFGR
- a CDS encoding PIN domain-containing protein: MSNITIFLDTPILREAFVKRTNGINWRQDYKLPSNAHFITAHKCVAEMYGILKTSILDTELASYGLVSLKHLRDIIFDGDDFLNIFWHRQVLESSPSVLAQSTSTDEYTRKLQMLAKWRTGYEQVRYDFDEFLKRESIEYIHYGVLFAQHEWQAKFDDLAIETLVPSEDLEIVLAAWFAKADIFLTRDNGLIRFSFSLPIEPGIPLFCRPEELEQKLTEMRQGVITSTGK
- a CDS encoding urease accessory protein UreF → MLHDALNAADGAIRLLQLLHLADSALPIGGQAHSFGLETLTATTLVTPLNLETALGDYLEEAGTVDAVFCRGGYRLAEGPPGATFADGWYRLNATRAALQPARESREASTALARRFLSLAQELTGHPLLAQALDVARQQAIPLQHAATVGLVGGALSLGEDATVLAYLQQSMAALASAAQRLLPVGQHQMAAILWRLKPRMAALAQASRTAHWQQGGFTSFAPLLEVAGMRHPRLPVRLFIS
- a CDS encoding DUF2442 domain-containing protein, whose protein sequence is MNSSVVEIQEARARHVEIDEEMLTVELVDGRVISVPLAWYPRLWYGTPEERAHFEIIGDGAIIHWPDLDEDLSVSGILAGRRSGETPESLKKWLEARGKQRSTSE
- a CDS encoding DUF4926 domain-containing protein translates to MLMRLPNSAKAYIPRTKLTDYLLSETYAVGKAKEQQKMFRELDTVVLARDLEKYSLRKGDVGTIVYSYAEGEAFEVEFVTGEGKTVAVVTLSATDIRPIGDEEILHVRTLMPTADLPA
- a CDS encoding urease accessory protein UreD, with product MASTTPRTCGALALRFSRPEPQSPTRLHVQRQEPPLRVIRAFPIGEQGALVHLHNVSGGVLGGDQLTVEVTVEPGAYAQLTTTGATRLYRPRPHSPPACQHTDLRVGAGGILEYLPDPIIPFTAARYRQQTHVLLEADAGFFGWEVVAPGREASGERFAYTWLELALTIEAVEPADEQTEASSVEGRRPIALERARLEPAPRPPASPIRLGPYLHYANFYACRVGVPHERWLALEETLADLADSLSQEGRCLWGASTLAAHGVAVRGVASQGRDLLQGLPRFWQEARRFLYGSTGEMPRKLY